Proteins found in one Lutimonas zeaxanthinifaciens genomic segment:
- a CDS encoding aromatic ring-hydroxylating oxygenase subunit alpha produces MSNHFFVDPDIRKASTLPSSFYRDKKVFENMKEKIFLKSWQFVGDENLVKIAKSAHPFVLLDKYLTEPLVLTRDEEDQLHCLTNVCTHRANLVVLGSGKQKKLNCMYHGRRFDLKGNFEHMPEFKEAQDFPRECDHLKDFPLIQWGPLLFTGLQPSFDFNEVIDIMKERIGFLPMNEFKLDNSLSRDYLVQAHWALYCDNYLEGFHVPFVHEGLNQVLDYGSYKTEIYTYCNLQIGYTDDADEVFELPKDHIDYGKNVAAYYYWVFPNMMFNFYPWGLSINVVRPLSKERTKVSFISYVYDPQKLEKGAGQDLDKVEREDEFVVENVQKGILSSFYKAGRFSPSKEKGVHHFHRLLAEFMNH; encoded by the coding sequence ATGAGCAATCATTTCTTTGTGGATCCGGATATTAGAAAAGCCAGTACACTTCCATCAAGTTTTTACCGAGATAAAAAGGTCTTTGAAAACATGAAAGAAAAGATCTTCTTAAAATCCTGGCAATTTGTCGGGGATGAAAATCTTGTAAAAATTGCAAAATCGGCTCACCCTTTTGTACTGCTCGATAAGTACCTGACGGAACCATTGGTTTTGACCAGGGACGAAGAGGATCAGCTTCATTGTCTGACAAATGTTTGCACTCACAGGGCGAATCTGGTTGTTTTAGGAAGTGGAAAACAGAAAAAACTCAACTGTATGTACCATGGACGTCGTTTTGATTTGAAGGGTAATTTTGAGCATATGCCAGAATTTAAAGAAGCTCAGGATTTTCCACGAGAATGTGATCATCTTAAGGACTTTCCTTTGATCCAATGGGGGCCTCTCCTGTTCACAGGCCTACAACCTTCATTCGATTTCAACGAGGTGATAGACATCATGAAGGAAAGAATCGGTTTTCTGCCGATGAATGAATTTAAATTAGACAATTCCCTCTCACGGGATTATTTGGTACAGGCTCACTGGGCCTTATATTGCGATAATTATCTGGAAGGATTCCATGTTCCCTTTGTCCATGAGGGCTTAAATCAGGTTCTTGACTATGGAAGTTATAAAACCGAAATCTATACATATTGTAATCTACAGATTGGATATACCGATGATGCCGATGAAGTATTTGAGCTACCCAAGGATCATATCGATTACGGAAAAAATGTAGCCGCATATTACTATTGGGTTTTTCCCAATATGATGTTCAACTTTTACCCCTGGGGACTTTCTATTAATGTGGTCAGGCCCCTAAGCAAGGAAAGAACAAAAGTTTCCTTTATTAGCTACGTTTATGACCCGCAAAAATTAGAAAAAGGAGCAGGCCAGGATCTTGATAAAGTTGAGAGGGAAGATGAATTCGTTGTTGAAAATGTTCAAAAAGGCATACTTTCTTCTTTTTACAAAGCGGGTAGGTTCTCACCCTCAAAGGAAAAAGGGGTACATCATTTCCATAGGTTACTCGCTGAGTTTATGAATCACTAG
- a CDS encoding dimethylarginine dimethylaminohydrolase family protein → MKNTAHTEYLQLESVLIKPVDSAFVSQEKIDQEWNDLHYLEKPDFEVAKEEYKNFEAIFLNKKIKVLHLPENERLSMDSMYCRDASVATDFGVILCRMGKTERRGEPLAQKEFYLKQGIDILGTIEAPGTLEGGDVAWLDERTLAVGHTYRTNRSGIEQLKSMLEPHGVEVFVIELPHYKGPGDVFHLMSIFSPVAEKLAVVYSPLMPIYFRNDLLGRGYELVEVPEEEFESMGCNVLSIGPKKCIMIEGNPVTEQGLRDKGCEIYLYKGEHISIMGGGGPTCLTRPLKRSSNK, encoded by the coding sequence ATGAAAAATACGGCGCATACCGAATACTTGCAACTTGAATCTGTTCTCATCAAACCAGTAGATTCAGCGTTTGTTTCCCAGGAGAAAATTGATCAGGAGTGGAACGATTTGCACTATCTTGAAAAACCAGATTTTGAAGTGGCAAAAGAGGAATACAAAAACTTTGAGGCAATCTTTCTCAATAAAAAAATTAAAGTTCTTCACTTGCCTGAAAATGAACGGTTAAGTATGGATTCCATGTACTGCAGAGACGCTTCGGTAGCCACAGATTTTGGCGTGATTTTATGCAGGATGGGAAAAACGGAACGCCGGGGAGAACCTCTTGCTCAAAAAGAGTTTTATTTAAAACAGGGAATAGATATTTTAGGTACCATTGAAGCTCCGGGTACTTTAGAAGGTGGTGATGTTGCCTGGTTAGACGAAAGGACCCTGGCCGTGGGTCACACCTACCGAACCAACAGGTCAGGAATCGAGCAGTTGAAATCAATGCTTGAGCCACATGGCGTTGAGGTCTTCGTTATTGAATTACCCCATTATAAGGGGCCTGGTGACGTTTTTCATCTCATGTCCATTTTTAGCCCGGTTGCAGAAAAACTGGCGGTAGTCTATTCACCGCTGATGCCCATATATTTTAGAAATGATTTGCTTGGCAGAGGATATGAGCTTGTAGAGGTTCCTGAAGAAGAATTTGAATCTATGGGTTGCAATGTTTTATCCATTGGGCCGAAAAAGTGCATAATGATTGAAGGAAACCCTGTGACGGAGCAAGGCCTAAGAGATAAAGGATGCGAAATATATCTTTATAAAGGAGAGCATATCAGTATCATGGGGGGAGGGGGGCCAACCTGCCTTACCCGACCCTTAAAAAGATCCTCCAATAAGTGA
- a CDS encoding UDP-N-acetylmuramate--L-alanine ligase, with amino-acid sequence MNIHFISIGGSAMHNLALALHEKGDLITGSDDAIFEPSKSRLESKGLLPEALGWFPQKIHEGLDAIILGMHAKADNPELIKAQELGIPIFSYPEYLYEHSKNKTRVVIGGSHGKTTITSMILHVLKYHNIEVDYMVGAQLEGFDRMVHLTNENEIIVLEGDEYLSSPIDLRPKFHLYKANIALLSGIAWDHINVFPTYENYVDQFRIFTDTMVKGGMMVYNEEDKEVKKVVEESSNQIKRYPYKTPDYTVEDGATILETEEGEIPLEIFGKHNLQNLEGARGICFHLGVSEEDFYEAIADFKGASKRLEKIGENSETVIFKDFAHSPSKVEATTNAVKEQYPNRTVLACLELHTYSSLNEEFLKEYRGSLEKADQAVVFYSPHAVKIKRLKEVSEEQISKAFQRDDLIIYTEPKAFKDFLFSKDLSNTALLLMSSGNYGGLEFDEVKELL; translated from the coding sequence ATGAACATACATTTTATTTCCATAGGAGGCAGTGCCATGCATAACCTGGCCCTTGCACTTCATGAAAAAGGAGACCTGATCACAGGTAGTGATGATGCGATTTTTGAACCTTCCAAATCAAGATTGGAATCAAAAGGCCTTCTGCCTGAAGCCTTGGGGTGGTTTCCCCAAAAGATACATGAAGGGCTCGATGCAATAATTCTGGGGATGCATGCTAAGGCGGACAACCCTGAATTGATCAAAGCCCAGGAACTGGGGATACCGATTTTTTCCTATCCGGAATACCTTTATGAGCATTCCAAGAATAAAACAAGGGTTGTTATAGGTGGGTCTCACGGTAAAACGACGATAACCTCAATGATTCTTCATGTTTTGAAATATCACAATATTGAGGTGGACTATATGGTGGGTGCACAGCTTGAAGGGTTTGACAGAATGGTTCATTTGACAAATGAAAATGAAATTATTGTCCTTGAAGGGGATGAATATCTGTCTTCACCAATAGACCTTCGTCCAAAATTTCATTTATATAAGGCCAATATTGCCTTGTTAAGTGGGATTGCCTGGGACCATATCAATGTTTTTCCAACCTATGAAAACTATGTGGATCAGTTCCGTATTTTTACGGATACCATGGTAAAAGGAGGTATGATGGTGTATAACGAGGAGGATAAAGAAGTCAAAAAAGTGGTTGAGGAATCCTCGAATCAGATCAAAAGATATCCCTATAAAACTCCGGATTATACCGTTGAGGACGGGGCAACAATTCTTGAAACCGAAGAAGGAGAAATTCCACTTGAGATCTTTGGGAAACACAATTTACAGAACCTGGAAGGGGCCCGTGGAATTTGTTTTCATTTAGGTGTTAGTGAAGAAGATTTTTATGAGGCAATAGCTGATTTTAAGGGAGCAAGTAAAAGGCTTGAAAAAATTGGAGAAAATAGTGAAACTGTAATTTTCAAAGATTTTGCCCATTCTCCGTCCAAGGTCGAAGCAACAACGAATGCGGTTAAAGAACAGTATCCAAACAGAACGGTTTTAGCCTGTCTTGAATTACACACTTACAGTTCTCTTAATGAGGAATTTTTAAAAGAGTACAGAGGGAGCCTTGAGAAAGCGGATCAGGCAGTTGTTTTTTATTCACCTCATGCGGTAAAGATCAAACGGTTAAAAGAAGTTAGTGAGGAACAGATATCAAAAGCATTTCAAAGGGACGACCTGATCATTTATACGGAACCAAAAGCATTTAAAGACTTTTTGTTTTCCAAGGACCTGAGCAATACGGCACTTCTTTTGATGAGCAGCGGGAATTACGGAGGATTGGAATTTGATGAGGTAAAAGAGCTGCTGTAA
- the era gene encoding GTPase Era — MKHKAGFVNIIGNPNVGKSTLMNALVGERLSIITSKAQTTRHRILGIVNEENYQVVFSDTPGIINPAYELQESMMDFVKTAFEDADILVYMVETGEKGLKNEAFFKKIQSLKIPVLLLINKIDQSSQKDLEEQVAYWKEALPNAEIHPVSALEKFNIGTIMNRIVELLPESPPFYPKDQLTDKPERFFVNETIREKILLHFKKEIPYSVEIETEEFKEEARIIKIRSVIMVERDTQKGIIIGHKGSALKKVGMEARKDLEKFFGKKIFLDLYVKVNKNWRSSSSQLKRFGYKE; from the coding sequence ATGAAGCATAAAGCGGGATTTGTAAATATCATAGGGAATCCAAATGTGGGTAAATCTACCCTGATGAATGCCCTTGTAGGGGAAAGATTGTCGATAATTACCTCGAAGGCCCAGACTACAAGGCATCGAATTCTTGGCATCGTCAATGAAGAAAATTATCAGGTAGTCTTTTCTGATACACCAGGAATTATTAACCCGGCCTATGAATTACAAGAGTCTATGATGGACTTTGTGAAAACTGCTTTTGAGGATGCTGACATCCTGGTATATATGGTTGAAACAGGAGAAAAAGGACTTAAGAACGAGGCTTTCTTCAAAAAGATTCAAAGCCTGAAAATTCCGGTTTTATTACTAATAAACAAGATTGACCAATCGAGCCAGAAAGATCTTGAAGAGCAGGTGGCGTATTGGAAAGAAGCATTACCAAATGCTGAAATACACCCTGTATCCGCGCTCGAAAAATTCAACATTGGTACCATCATGAACCGAATTGTTGAACTGCTGCCTGAGTCCCCTCCATTTTATCCAAAGGATCAGCTAACGGATAAGCCGGAACGCTTTTTTGTGAATGAGACCATTAGAGAAAAAATCCTTTTACACTTTAAAAAAGAAATTCCTTATTCGGTTGAAATAGAAACTGAAGAATTCAAAGAAGAGGCCAGAATTATTAAAATTAGATCTGTAATAATGGTGGAGAGAGATACCCAGAAAGGTATCATTATTGGCCACAAAGGTTCGGCTTTAAAAAAAGTAGGAATGGAAGCCCGTAAGGATCTGGAAAAATTCTTTGGAAAGAAAATTTTTCTTGATCTCTATGTCAAAGTAAATAAAAACTGGCGAAGCAGTAGCAGTCAGTTAAAACGCTTTGGCTATAAAGAATAG
- a CDS encoding Na+/H+ antiporter NhaC family protein, translating to MDDYGFLSVLPPVIAIILALRTKQVYIALVFGIWFSWLIINDWNFLTGTLATIEGLVNVFKSEGNTRTIIFSALVGALLLFIQYSRGVEGFVNQLNKLIQYFENKHSGYSRIMVQLLAMLTGVVLFVETSISSLTVGTLYRPVFDKLKIPREKLAYIADSSSSPTSILIPFNAWGAFIMGLLLTQNIENPFRVMLSSIAFNFYPILALIILFIVIVSKRDIGQMRKAEKRTLETGMLMDEGSKPMISDVITSYEPKKGIKAKSYNMVVPLLTMVIMMPVNLAYTGWSKVESSNSFWDHVTKAIGNGSGSSSVLYAVITSIIVAMILYRSQGIMKLKEMVDLTLKGISELMPLAILMLLAFAIGDACNELGTGQFVANWSKDWLSPQFLPALVFVISSFIAFSTGTSWGTFAIMLAISIPMANIHGAEVTLVIAATLGGGIFGDHCSPISDTSIISSMASASDHIDHVRTQLPYALIGGFITTALYLILGFALI from the coding sequence ATGGATGACTACGGTTTCTTGTCTGTTTTACCTCCAGTAATTGCCATTATTTTAGCCCTTCGAACCAAACAGGTATACATTGCTTTGGTATTTGGTATCTGGTTTTCATGGCTCATCATAAATGACTGGAACTTTTTAACAGGAACCCTTGCCACAATTGAGGGCCTGGTAAACGTATTTAAATCGGAAGGAAATACAAGAACTATTATTTTTAGCGCCTTGGTGGGAGCACTTTTACTATTTATCCAATATTCAAGGGGCGTTGAAGGATTCGTTAATCAGTTGAATAAATTAATTCAGTATTTTGAGAATAAACACAGCGGTTATAGCCGGATCATGGTTCAACTACTTGCCATGTTAACAGGAGTGGTACTATTCGTAGAAACGAGCATCAGTTCTCTTACAGTGGGAACTTTGTACAGACCCGTTTTTGACAAATTAAAGATCCCAAGGGAAAAACTGGCCTATATTGCAGATTCAAGTTCCTCACCAACCTCAATACTTATACCTTTTAACGCCTGGGGCGCCTTTATCATGGGGCTTTTACTCACTCAGAACATTGAAAACCCATTCCGAGTAATGCTGTCTTCAATTGCCTTTAACTTTTACCCGATTTTGGCCCTGATCATATTATTTATTGTTATCGTAAGCAAAAGAGATATTGGCCAAATGCGGAAAGCCGAAAAAAGAACCCTGGAAACAGGAATGTTGATGGATGAAGGATCAAAACCCATGATTTCAGATGTGATAACCTCCTATGAACCCAAGAAGGGAATAAAGGCTAAATCCTATAATATGGTCGTTCCTTTACTGACCATGGTAATCATGATGCCGGTGAATCTTGCGTATACGGGATGGTCCAAGGTTGAAAGTTCCAACTCATTCTGGGATCATGTTACCAAAGCAATCGGCAACGGATCAGGCTCCTCTTCTGTTCTGTATGCTGTTATAACTTCTATCATCGTAGCCATGATTCTCTACAGGTCCCAGGGAATCATGAAATTAAAAGAAATGGTAGACCTTACCTTAAAAGGTATAAGCGAACTGATGCCATTGGCAATTTTAATGCTCCTTGCATTTGCTATTGGAGATGCCTGTAATGAGTTAGGAACAGGACAGTTTGTAGCTAATTGGTCAAAAGACTGGCTTTCTCCTCAGTTTCTACCGGCTCTTGTTTTTGTCATCAGCTCATTTATTGCTTTTTCCACAGGAACTTCCTGGGGAACATTTGCGATTATGCTGGCCATCTCCATTCCCATGGCCAACATTCACGGAGCAGAAGTGACTTTGGTGATTGCGGCAACCCTGGGTGGCGGAATTTTTGGAGATCATTGTTCTCCAATCTCTGACACAAGTATTATTTCTTCCATGGCTTCAGCTTCAGATCATATTGACCATGTTAGAACACAATTACCTTATGCATTGATCGGAGGCTTCATAACCACTGCATTATATTTGATCCTCGGTTTCGCTCTCATCTAA
- a CDS encoding serine hydrolase domain-containing protein encodes MKGRLKVSLVLVIYIFFVVLSCKEGSAPTVFRPAKKELDINKSLEAVFKKNELMGMSVVLIDEGKLQWNKSFGLANLDHGTRVNSNTMFRVVSISKTVTAIALMQLVDRGLVDLHRDVSDYLGWQLRNPYFPEIPITLYQILNHTSSIADGKGYVNFSRKMISDELAIETLFSKGGTYFTEDLYSKNAPGTYFSYTNASWGIVASVIELLSNLSFDAYCREYIFKPMGIKAEFDPAHLESIDNLAVLYRFEDGNWSPQADNYQGLKPSKRLYDGYELGTNGFLNGPQGNLRASALDLAELILMFFNEGESNGRQILKKESVHTMLGKHWEFDGENGDTWGHFYLSFGLGIHHITNMPESDIIFEDRNMSGHPGIAYGLLSDMYFDSRTRSGIVFITNGSKLKYEYGQESSFYQVEEDLFKAVNPFLKK; translated from the coding sequence ATGAAGGGCAGGTTAAAAGTATCTTTAGTTCTTGTTATATACATCTTTTTTGTTGTTTTATCATGTAAAGAAGGCTCTGCACCGACAGTATTCAGGCCCGCAAAAAAGGAACTGGATATAAATAAATCCCTGGAAGCGGTATTTAAGAAGAATGAATTAATGGGTATGTCAGTGGTTCTTATAGACGAGGGTAAACTGCAATGGAATAAAAGTTTTGGTTTGGCAAATCTAGACCATGGTACAAGAGTGAATTCAAATACCATGTTTCGAGTGGTATCAATTTCTAAAACGGTAACAGCCATTGCTTTAATGCAACTGGTGGACAGAGGACTGGTTGATTTACACAGGGATGTAAGTGATTATCTGGGCTGGCAATTACGGAATCCATATTTTCCTGAAATACCAATAACACTATATCAAATACTAAACCATACGAGTAGTATAGCAGATGGGAAGGGATATGTTAACTTTTCAAGAAAAATGATCAGTGATGAGTTAGCAATCGAAACATTATTCTCCAAAGGCGGTACCTATTTTACGGAGGATCTCTATTCAAAGAATGCTCCGGGGACATATTTTAGTTATACGAACGCGAGCTGGGGCATTGTAGCCTCTGTTATCGAATTGCTAAGTAACTTGAGTTTTGATGCTTATTGCAGGGAATATATTTTTAAACCGATGGGGATAAAAGCCGAATTTGATCCGGCTCACTTGGAGAGTATTGATAACTTGGCGGTACTTTATCGTTTCGAGGATGGAAATTGGTCGCCACAGGCTGACAACTATCAAGGGCTTAAACCATCAAAGCGGTTATACGACGGTTATGAGCTAGGTACAAACGGATTTTTGAACGGACCTCAGGGCAACCTAAGGGCCTCCGCCCTTGACCTGGCAGAATTAATACTGATGTTCTTCAATGAAGGAGAATCAAATGGAAGGCAAATATTAAAGAAAGAGTCAGTACATACGATGCTCGGTAAGCACTGGGAATTCGATGGCGAAAACGGAGACACCTGGGGTCATTTCTATTTATCCTTCGGCTTAGGAATTCATCATATCACGAATATGCCTGAATCTGATATTATATTTGAAGACAGAAACATGTCTGGGCACCCGGGCATCGCTTATGGACTATTGAGTGACATGTATTTTGACTCCAGGACCAGAAGCGGAATTGTTTTTATAACCAACGGAAGCAAATTAAAATATGAATATGGTCAAGAGAGCTCATTTTATCAGGTTGAAGAGGATCTGTTCAAGGCAGTAAATCCATTTCTAAAAAAATAA
- the rho gene encoding transcription termination factor Rho, with protein sequence MFDIDKLKEMKLLELQEIAQKIDVPKFRQLKKLDLVYQILDMQAANPKQMKEKTAPLKENTSPVAKPKRKRISKNDAAPEKASPATATKNEVPSKKDVDKRDVEPAKHPKPEVSEQTKKETGPVQKTDSKPATTDRNQQSNQQKDQRKQHHSQQKDQRKQHPSQQKDQKDQKNQQKDQRKDNRGNQSHKQRGNESNKPGKYRDPDFEFDGIIESEGVLEIMPDGYGFLRSSDYNYLSSPDDIYVSQSQIKLFGLKTGDTVKGKVRPPKEGEKYFPLIRVSLINGLNPSIVRDRVSFEHLTPLFPEEKFNLAEKGSNLSTRIIDLFSPIGKGQRGMLVAQPKTGKTILLKDIANAISANHPEVYQIVLLIDERPEEVTDMQRNVTGEVIASTFDESAEKHVRVANIVLEKAKRLVECGHDVVILLDSITRLARAYNTVAPASGKILSGGIDANALHKPKRFFGAARNIENGGSLSIIATALTETGSKMDEVIFEEFKGTGNMELQLDRNISNRRIYPAIDLVKSSTRRDDLLHEEKVRQRIWVLRKYLADMNPIEAMEFVKDKIKFTNNNEEFLMSMNG encoded by the coding sequence ATGTTTGACATAGACAAACTCAAAGAGATGAAACTTTTGGAGTTGCAGGAAATTGCTCAAAAAATTGATGTTCCAAAATTTCGTCAGCTTAAAAAACTTGATTTGGTTTATCAAATACTTGATATGCAGGCCGCAAATCCAAAGCAGATGAAGGAAAAGACTGCGCCACTTAAGGAAAATACTTCGCCAGTCGCCAAACCCAAGAGAAAAAGAATTTCAAAAAATGATGCGGCTCCTGAAAAGGCATCCCCTGCCACCGCAACAAAGAACGAGGTTCCTTCAAAAAAAGATGTGGATAAGAGAGATGTGGAACCAGCAAAACATCCAAAACCTGAAGTTTCAGAGCAAACTAAAAAAGAAACTGGTCCTGTTCAAAAAACAGATTCTAAACCGGCAACTACTGATCGTAATCAACAAAGCAATCAGCAGAAAGATCAAAGAAAACAGCATCATTCGCAGCAAAAGGATCAGCGGAAGCAACATCCATCCCAGCAAAAGGATCAAAAAGATCAAAAAAATCAGCAGAAGGATCAGAGAAAAGATAATCGTGGTAATCAAAGTCACAAACAACGTGGTAATGAGAGCAACAAACCAGGTAAATACAGAGATCCCGATTTTGAATTTGACGGAATCATAGAAAGTGAAGGTGTGTTGGAAATCATGCCGGATGGATATGGGTTTTTGAGATCTTCGGACTACAATTACCTTTCATCTCCGGATGATATCTATGTTTCTCAATCGCAAATTAAGCTATTCGGACTTAAAACAGGAGATACAGTAAAAGGAAAAGTCAGGCCTCCGAAAGAAGGTGAAAAATATTTTCCACTGATACGCGTAAGTCTTATAAATGGTTTGAATCCAAGTATTGTAAGGGACAGAGTTTCATTTGAGCATTTAACCCCTCTTTTTCCTGAGGAAAAATTTAATTTAGCTGAAAAGGGAAGTAATTTATCAACGCGTATCATTGATTTATTTTCACCTATCGGAAAAGGACAACGCGGAATGCTGGTTGCACAACCAAAAACGGGTAAGACCATTTTATTAAAAGATATTGCCAATGCGATTTCTGCGAATCATCCCGAGGTTTATCAGATTGTACTTTTAATTGACGAACGTCCCGAGGAAGTAACTGATATGCAACGCAATGTAACTGGTGAAGTTATTGCATCTACTTTTGATGAATCGGCAGAAAAACACGTAAGAGTTGCAAATATAGTTTTGGAAAAAGCCAAAAGATTAGTTGAGTGTGGACATGACGTAGTTATCCTTCTCGACTCTATAACAAGACTGGCAAGGGCCTACAATACTGTTGCACCTGCTTCAGGAAAAATCCTTTCCGGTGGTATTGACGCTAACGCCCTTCACAAACCCAAAAGATTTTTTGGGGCAGCTCGAAATATTGAAAATGGTGGGTCACTGTCGATTATTGCAACAGCTTTGACGGAAACAGGATCGAAAATGGATGAAGTGATCTTTGAGGAATTTAAAGGTACGGGTAACATGGAACTGCAATTGGATCGAAATATTTCAAACAGAAGAATCTACCCTGCGATTGATCTTGTTAAATCAAGTACCCGTAGGGATGATCTTCTGCATGAAGAGAAGGTCAGACAAAGAATCTGGGTGCTCAGAAAATATCTTGCTGATATGAACCCTATCGAAGCCATGGAGTTCGTAAAAGATAAAATTAAGTTCACAAATAATAACGAAGAATTTTTAATGTCAATGAACGGCTAA
- a CDS encoding DUF4293 domain-containing protein, whose translation MLQRIQTVYLLLAALLSGGLTFFVPFWSDGNEIPLGLADMLDGGDNLLKIVPFLFIASGILSLMTLFLFKNRSRQIIYNRLNIVINFILLGIVVYYLLMLPGEAEVSEKGIGVVIPLIVIVLLALANKAIIKDDKLVKSVDRLR comes from the coding sequence ATGTTGCAAAGAATACAAACGGTGTACTTGTTGCTGGCGGCTCTTCTCTCTGGAGGCCTGACATTTTTTGTTCCTTTTTGGAGTGATGGCAATGAGATACCTTTAGGTCTTGCTGACATGTTAGATGGTGGGGACAATTTATTAAAGATTGTTCCGTTCCTCTTTATAGCGTCCGGAATTTTATCGTTAATGACGCTTTTTTTGTTTAAGAACAGATCCAGACAAATCATTTACAATAGGCTAAATATTGTAATCAACTTTATATTGTTAGGAATTGTTGTATACTATCTGCTAATGTTACCTGGAGAAGCAGAGGTTTCAGAGAAGGGTATTGGTGTTGTCATACCTTTAATTGTAATTGTTTTGCTGGCTTTGGCCAATAAAGCTATTATTAAGGATGATAAACTTGTAAAATCTGTAGATCGGTTGCGATAG
- a CDS encoding response regulator transcription factor gives MDKIITVHIADDHQILIDGVKAVLGLEPNIEVTGYSLNGNEVVSWYKENSSDVLVLDINMPELDGIQVLKRLREYKNKPEIIVLSSYDDVKLVKEVLQMGAKGFVPKKSAGEHIVNAVRKVSEGNQYFTDDIKEKMMQTLLNGQVKNEGSQDGVLISSLTKREVQVLKLVAQQYSTREIGDELHISESTVETHRKNLMKKVKVKNSVGLAIFALKNEVI, from the coding sequence ATGGATAAGATTATTACTGTACATATTGCTGACGATCATCAAATTTTGATTGATGGGGTTAAAGCCGTTCTTGGGCTCGAACCGAATATCGAGGTTACAGGTTATTCGCTGAATGGTAACGAGGTAGTTTCCTGGTATAAAGAGAATAGTTCTGATGTTCTTGTTTTGGATATTAATATGCCGGAACTTGATGGGATTCAGGTTCTTAAACGTCTAAGGGAATATAAAAACAAGCCTGAGATCATTGTTCTTTCGAGTTATGATGACGTGAAGCTGGTTAAAGAGGTTTTGCAGATGGGTGCAAAAGGGTTTGTACCAAAAAAGTCAGCCGGGGAACATATTGTCAATGCGGTTAGAAAGGTTTCAGAAGGAAACCAATATTTTACTGATGATATTAAAGAAAAAATGATGCAGACCTTGCTAAATGGCCAGGTTAAAAATGAGGGAAGCCAGGATGGTGTCCTGATCAGTTCTTTAACAAAACGAGAGGTTCAGGTTTTGAAACTGGTGGCTCAACAATACAGTACCCGTGAGATTGGAGATGAACTACACATCAGTGAGAGTACGGTAGAGACACATAGAAAGAATCTAATGAAAAAGGTCAAGGTCAAAAATAGTGTAGGTCTTGCTATATTTGCCTTAAAGAATGAGGTCATATAA